One stretch of Halobaculum marinum DNA includes these proteins:
- a CDS encoding SAM-dependent methyltransferase: protein MPTDERTGLDTEELLLVWAARRTGVLDALLTTAGTPAEVAAATDVAEPLARRLVEALAELGFFEAVDDEYEPTNRALGMLAKRDVRSIGSVPHDLDVLDELVGLPETLETGVPPERRSDWEANALGAHYATDPAVVRACVTAAVRANPDADSVVDLCGGSGVYAREFAARGVDATLVESPSAVDLLGRVHGDRVSLHAGIPATLDRSFDLAFLGDGLSGMDPGEIVPTLSVAVDLLDGDGALVATDVLDDDSGDAVAVEARALAAGHGGAYAPETVRDWFSEAGLADVRVEPIPGIGRHAAVGVVDG from the coding sequence ATGCCGACCGACGAGCGGACCGGGCTCGACACCGAGGAACTGCTCCTCGTGTGGGCAGCGCGGCGGACGGGCGTGTTGGACGCGCTGTTGACGACGGCGGGGACGCCGGCGGAGGTGGCCGCCGCGACCGACGTCGCGGAGCCGCTGGCTCGACGGCTCGTCGAGGCGCTGGCGGAGTTGGGGTTCTTCGAGGCCGTCGACGACGAGTACGAGCCGACGAACCGCGCGCTCGGGATGCTCGCGAAGCGCGACGTGCGCTCCATCGGGTCGGTCCCTCACGACCTCGACGTGCTCGACGAGTTGGTCGGGCTCCCCGAGACGCTGGAGACGGGCGTCCCGCCCGAGCGTCGCAGCGACTGGGAGGCGAACGCGCTGGGCGCGCACTACGCCACCGACCCCGCCGTCGTCCGGGCGTGCGTCACCGCCGCGGTCCGGGCGAACCCCGACGCCGACTCGGTGGTGGACCTGTGCGGTGGCTCCGGCGTGTACGCCCGCGAGTTCGCCGCCCGCGGCGTCGACGCGACGCTGGTCGAGTCGCCGTCTGCGGTCGACCTGCTCGGGCGCGTCCACGGCGACCGCGTGTCCTTGCACGCGGGCATCCCCGCGACGCTCGACCGGAGCTTCGACCTCGCGTTCCTCGGCGACGGCCTCTCCGGGATGGACCCCGGCGAAATCGTGCCGACGCTGTCGGTCGCGGTCGACCTGCTCGACGGCGACGGCGCCCTCGTCGCGACCGACGTGCTCGACGACGACTCGGGCGACGCCGTCGCCGTGGAGGCACGCGCGCTCGCCGCGGGGCACGGGGGCGCCTACGCGCCCGAGACCGTCCGCGACTGGTTCTCCGAGGCCGGCCTCGCGGACGTGCGCGTCGAGCCGATCCCCGGGATCGGCCGGCACGCCGCCGTCGGCGTCGTCGACGGCTGA
- a CDS encoding glycosyltransferase — MTGAIVEVVSPETLRVLSDAWSFVLSSPDVFVAFVLWQLLLLYTVPVAFWDYELLRSTVSRRRIARSSDPTLSWDLDAVQVRILTIGNEAVVRETVASLPDGLDDVVVVAEEPIDVPGAEVLVVPDDFVCTATHKGRAVEWARRNHPTDREYVLYLDEDTDASALTEIPSNADVVQFRERPSRSGGLVPYLAEIHRIGFNVEQRAFPFLGIPFYAWGGGIAIRRSLEEEVTWDTPSIVEDSVFLWRAVREYGATLDVADVPLRNQAPPSVSAMIAQRRRWLTGTRTRTDLLPKDYRVLYQMRDLGWALSTVSPLLWLGSVVSYLGYTDLSLLPVFFPEAYTALSLVLLCHVYGWSLLGLVTYRPPAAVWVYLLVFTPLVVTVHSAGALYGLLRPAKTFAVTRKVVEAAPDGVDDALGEVLDVPTDDDAPEHLLESDGGEEERP; from the coding sequence GTGACCGGCGCCATCGTCGAGGTCGTCTCGCCGGAGACGCTGCGCGTCCTCAGCGATGCGTGGTCGTTCGTCCTGTCCTCGCCGGACGTGTTCGTCGCGTTCGTCCTCTGGCAGTTGCTGCTGCTGTACACCGTCCCGGTCGCGTTCTGGGACTACGAACTGCTCCGGTCGACCGTCAGCCGACGCCGCATCGCGCGGTCGAGCGATCCGACCCTCAGTTGGGACCTCGACGCCGTGCAAGTGCGGATCCTCACCATCGGCAACGAGGCTGTCGTGCGCGAGACCGTCGCGTCCCTGCCCGATGGACTCGACGACGTGGTCGTCGTCGCGGAGGAACCGATCGACGTGCCGGGCGCTGAGGTGTTGGTCGTGCCGGACGACTTCGTCTGCACCGCGACCCACAAGGGACGCGCCGTGGAGTGGGCGCGGCGCAACCACCCGACCGACCGCGAGTACGTGCTGTACCTCGACGAGGACACCGACGCGTCGGCGCTGACGGAGATTCCGTCGAACGCGGACGTCGTCCAGTTCCGCGAACGTCCGTCCCGGAGCGGCGGGTTGGTCCCGTACTTGGCGGAGATCCACCGCATCGGCTTCAACGTCGAACAGCGGGCGTTCCCGTTCTTGGGCATCCCGTTCTACGCGTGGGGCGGTGGGATCGCGATCCGGCGGAGTCTGGAGGAGGAGGTGACCTGGGACACGCCGAGCATCGTCGAGGACTCGGTGTTCCTCTGGCGCGCGGTCCGCGAGTACGGCGCGACGCTGGACGTCGCCGACGTGCCCCTCCGTAACCAGGCGCCACCCTCGGTGTCGGCGATGATCGCACAGCGACGCCGGTGGTTGACGGGGACCCGCACGCGCACGGACCTGCTCCCGAAGGACTACCGCGTCCTCTACCAGATGCGCGACCTCGGGTGGGCGCTGTCGACGGTCAGCCCGTTGCTGTGGCTCGGCTCCGTCGTGAGCTACCTCGGGTACACCGACCTCTCGCTGCTCCCGGTGTTCTTCCCGGAGGCGTACACGGCGCTCTCGCTCGTCCTCCTGTGTCACGTGTACGGGTGGTCGCTCCTGGGTCTCGTCACCTACCGACCGCCGGCAGCGGTGTGGGTGTACCTGCTCGTGTTCACCCCGCTCGTCGTCACGGTCCACTCGGCGGGCGCGCTGTACGGGCTGCTCCGCCCCGCGAAGACGTTCGCCGTCACCCGGAAGGTCGTCGAGGCGGCGCCCGACGGGGTCGACGACGCGCTCGGGGAGGTACTGGACGTCCCGACCGACGACGACGCGCCGGAGCACCTCCTCGAGAGTGACGGCGGCGAAGAGGAGCGCCCGTGA
- a CDS encoding glycoside hydrolase family 26 protein, which translates to MTPPDSGRGGRRSRSTAARPPLDGSGRRLGGAFLGDVPESLQRASDVEAWLSTGLDVQTVFEPWATAPVAIADLFDRLAAVWEAGRTPLLTWEPFTRTPEETPDDLLVRIVRGRYDEYLGEWGRALSQWLAGPDGEHGTPDDRRILIRPMHEANGDWYPWAPSVAETPASTYVRAWRRIHREVTKRLPADAAVSWIWAVNHVDVGDVHAEALFPGDDAVDWVGVDGFNWGTSREWSAWRDPAAVFGEMLDRVAGCSARPLCVPEFGCGSERATGPDPDAKSAWLADAFATFVDRDVRLAGYFGTDKETDWAVFGGERGANTIRVDGRSYRTYPGFRRGYRAFVDA; encoded by the coding sequence GTGACCCCACCCGACAGCGGTCGAGGTGGCAGACGGTCACGCTCGACGGCGGCCCGCCCGCCGCTCGACGGGTCGGGACGGAGGCTCGGCGGGGCGTTCCTCGGCGACGTCCCCGAGTCGCTGCAGCGCGCCAGCGACGTGGAGGCGTGGCTCTCGACCGGCCTGGACGTCCAGACCGTGTTCGAGCCGTGGGCGACCGCACCCGTTGCGATCGCCGACCTGTTCGATCGGTTGGCCGCCGTCTGGGAGGCGGGCCGGACGCCCCTGCTGACGTGGGAACCGTTCACCCGTACTCCCGAGGAGACGCCGGACGACCTCCTCGTGCGGATCGTGCGCGGTCGCTACGACGAGTACCTCGGCGAGTGGGGGCGCGCCCTCTCGCAGTGGCTCGCCGGACCGGACGGCGAACACGGCACCCCGGACGACCGCCGGATCCTGATCCGCCCGATGCACGAAGCGAACGGCGACTGGTACCCGTGGGCGCCGTCGGTCGCGGAGACGCCCGCTTCGACGTACGTTCGCGCGTGGCGACGGATCCACCGCGAGGTCACCAAGCGCCTCCCGGCCGACGCCGCCGTGTCGTGGATCTGGGCCGTCAACCACGTCGACGTGGGCGACGTGCACGCGGAGGCACTGTTCCCCGGCGACGACGCCGTCGACTGGGTCGGCGTCGACGGCTTCAACTGGGGGACGAGTCGCGAGTGGAGCGCGTGGCGCGACCCGGCGGCGGTGTTCGGCGAGATGCTCGACCGCGTCGCCGGGTGCTCGGCACGCCCGCTGTGTGTCCCCGAGTTCGGCTGTGGCTCCGAGCGAGCGACCGGTCCAGATCCGGACGCAAAGAGCGCGTGGCTCGCCGACGCGTTCGCCACGTTCGTGGACCGGGACGTCCGCCTCGCTGGGTACTTCGGTACCGACAAAGAGACCGACTGGGCCGTCTTCGGCGGCGAGCGCGGCGCGAACACGATCCGCGTCGACGGGCGCTCGTACCGGACGTACCCGGGGTTCAGGCGCGGCTACCGCGCGTTCGTCGACGCGTAG
- a CDS encoding twin-arginine translocase TatA/TatE family subunit, translated as MTLLFGMIPGGPEMLVILLIVVLLFGANKLPQLARSSGQAMGEFKKGREEIERDIRESAHTESEAAVEESTA; from the coding sequence ATGACCCTACTGTTCGGCATGATACCCGGCGGCCCCGAGATGCTCGTGATCCTCCTCATCGTCGTCCTGCTGTTCGGCGCGAACAAGCTGCCGCAACTCGCCCGCTCCAGCGGGCAGGCGATGGGCGAGTTCAAGAAGGGGCGCGAGGAGATCGAACGCGACATCCGCGAGTCGGCCCACACCGAGTCCGAGGCCGCCGTCGAGGAGTCGACCGCCTGA
- a CDS encoding DUF7344 domain-containing protein, translating to MSQISILPQRESATTGPVVESSGKIDRDAMYSLLSSRRRRNVLHALVANDGTSTVSDLARRLAAWETGKPPEAVTSKERKRTYTALRQTHLPKLAEYDVVEYDVNRGTVALTEVGEELQPYLWPRRDIGEKYTRMALVAVLSGAVVTALSWLGVPPFALLDGYLLTATVTAAFGLVTIGMYLRTRPAVLSGSAHQSDTQYAARNDDGDGTGGDVNRLQDTD from the coding sequence GTGTCACAGATATCCATCCTTCCTCAGCGGGAATCCGCTACTACCGGCCCCGTCGTCGAATCGAGCGGCAAGATCGACCGCGACGCGATGTACTCGCTGTTGAGCAGTCGTCGCCGTCGGAACGTCTTACACGCCCTCGTCGCCAACGACGGCACCTCGACCGTCTCCGACCTCGCACGCCGGCTCGCGGCGTGGGAGACCGGCAAGCCCCCCGAGGCGGTCACCTCGAAGGAGCGCAAGCGGACGTACACCGCGCTTCGACAGACGCATCTCCCGAAACTCGCTGAGTACGACGTCGTCGAGTACGACGTGAACCGGGGCACGGTCGCGCTGACCGAGGTCGGGGAGGAGCTCCAGCCGTATCTGTGGCCGCGTCGCGACATCGGCGAGAAGTACACGCGCATGGCCCTCGTCGCCGTCCTGTCGGGGGCCGTCGTCACCGCGCTGTCGTGGCTCGGAGTGCCGCCGTTCGCCCTCCTCGACGGCTACCTCCTGACCGCGACCGTCACCGCCGCCTTCGGACTGGTGACGATCGGGATGTATCTCCGGACGCGTCCCGCAGTCCTCAGCGGCTCGGCACACCAGAGCGACACGCAGTACGCCGCCCGCAACGACGACGGCGACGGGACCGGCGGCGATGTGAATCGACTGCAGGACACCGACTGA
- a CDS encoding DUF7344 domain-containing protein, translated as MTQTLTDADLCQILSCSRRRLALEYLWDAAQPTSLATLADAVAAVETGEEPAPRPARESVYTSLRQTHVPTLERHGLVRVDDAGDPVATPAAKAVVRRIRDTGPFGLSWSEVYRTVGVSGLFATVATLAGAPGLATVDPLIPAVVGLAAYAGTSAYHVWTLRPRRSRAGPSGTAAEGWHPSRA; from the coding sequence ATGACCCAGACACTCACCGACGCCGACCTCTGTCAGATCCTGAGCTGCTCGCGCCGCCGGCTGGCGCTTGAGTACCTCTGGGACGCCGCCCAACCCACCTCGCTTGCGACCCTCGCCGACGCCGTCGCCGCCGTCGAGACCGGCGAGGAACCGGCGCCGCGACCCGCCCGCGAGAGCGTCTACACGTCGCTGCGCCAGACGCACGTCCCGACGCTCGAACGCCACGGGCTGGTGCGGGTCGACGACGCCGGCGACCCGGTGGCGACGCCGGCGGCCAAGGCGGTCGTCCGTCGGATCCGCGACACCGGCCCGTTCGGTCTCTCGTGGAGCGAGGTGTACCGGACCGTCGGCGTCTCTGGCCTGTTCGCCACCGTCGCGACCCTCGCCGGGGCGCCGGGGCTGGCGACGGTCGACCCGCTGATCCCGGCGGTGGTGGGCCTCGCGGCGTACGCCGGCACGTCCGCGTACCACGTGTGGACCCTCCGCCCCCGGCGCTCGCGGGCCGGACCAAGCGGTACTGCCGCCGAGGGCTGGCACCCGTCGCGCGCCTGA
- a CDS encoding vWA domain-containing protein has protein sequence MDEQPKLFNTSRRQVLAGLGAVGLASAGAGLGTTAYFSDTESFSGNSLQAGRLDLMLDYKATYDGPNGVELIGQAPTAEQMLEQYGDEMDGPLTWEQRADLDFSCNTEGLINGEAMPVFGLDDVKPGDYGEVTMSFHICDNPAHVYFRGLVYDDLDNDLSEPEALVDQNGLDAGELAENIDVRMWYDENCSNTYDENTGSADVLIVQDISGSMEYSQNGGVISDGQGGTTTKLAVAKTAIEAFGDEVFGNPAQDIEVGLFTFGNENYIGDDTPPGDDVGIALAPTDDETLFESNVAAIEPAALGVGGTALGVAVREANDFLQANLRAGAQPVMIVLTDGEQFDSVVDELAEANEAKSEGTEIVMVDINDPGDGEPQLLKDMAGSTVTAPGDGDGTDYYQSADGDFATAAIDILDSILATILEAEGVLFEGTLAEFGAFAENGVKLDPVPLLGDDVSSDVCFRPGTHCVAFEWSVDPMVGNEIQTDSVKFDFDFAAVQCRHNDEPVNPFGQSA, from the coding sequence ATGGACGAACAACCCAAACTCTTCAACACGTCCCGCCGGCAGGTGCTGGCGGGCCTCGGCGCCGTCGGCCTCGCCTCCGCGGGCGCAGGCCTCGGCACGACTGCGTACTTCAGCGACACCGAGTCCTTCTCGGGCAACTCCCTGCAGGCGGGTCGCCTCGACCTCATGCTCGACTACAAGGCCACGTACGACGGCCCCAACGGCGTCGAACTGATCGGACAGGCCCCGACCGCCGAACAGATGCTCGAGCAGTACGGCGACGAGATGGACGGCCCCCTCACCTGGGAGCAGCGCGCCGACCTGGACTTCTCCTGCAACACGGAGGGGCTCATCAACGGCGAGGCGATGCCCGTCTTCGGCCTCGACGACGTGAAGCCCGGCGACTACGGCGAGGTCACGATGAGCTTCCACATCTGTGACAACCCCGCGCACGTGTACTTCCGGGGGCTCGTCTACGACGACCTCGACAACGACCTGAGCGAGCCCGAGGCGCTCGTCGACCAGAACGGCCTCGACGCCGGCGAGCTGGCCGAGAACATCGACGTCCGCATGTGGTACGACGAGAACTGCTCGAACACGTACGACGAGAACACCGGCAGCGCCGACGTGCTCATCGTGCAGGACATCTCCGGCTCGATGGAGTACAGCCAGAACGGTGGCGTCATCTCGGACGGCCAGGGCGGCACCACGACGAAGCTCGCGGTCGCCAAGACGGCGATCGAGGCGTTCGGCGACGAGGTGTTCGGCAACCCCGCACAGGACATCGAGGTCGGGCTGTTCACCTTCGGCAACGAGAACTACATCGGCGACGACACGCCCCCCGGCGACGACGTCGGCATCGCGCTGGCGCCGACCGACGACGAGACGCTGTTCGAGTCGAACGTCGCGGCCATCGAGCCCGCGGCGCTCGGTGTCGGCGGCACGGCGCTCGGTGTCGCCGTTCGCGAGGCGAACGACTTCCTGCAGGCGAACCTGCGTGCGGGCGCCCAGCCCGTCATGATCGTCCTCACGGACGGGGAGCAGTTCGACTCCGTCGTCGACGAACTGGCCGAGGCCAACGAGGCCAAGTCCGAGGGCACCGAGATCGTCATGGTCGACATCAACGACCCCGGCGACGGCGAGCCGCAGCTCCTCAAGGACATGGCCGGCAGCACGGTCACCGCACCCGGCGACGGCGACGGCACCGACTACTACCAGTCGGCCGACGGGGACTTCGCGACCGCCGCGATCGACATCCTCGACTCGATCCTCGCGACGATCCTCGAGGCCGAGGGCGTCCTCTTCGAGGGCACCCTCGCGGAGTTCGGCGCCTTCGCGGAGAACGGCGTGAAACTCGACCCAGTGCCGCTCCTGGGCGACGACGTCTCCAGCGACGTCTGTTTCCGACCCGGAACCCACTGCGTCGCGTTCGAGTGGTCGGTCGACCCGATGGTCGGCAACGAGATCCAGACCGACTCCGTCAAGTTCGACTTCGACTTCGCGGCGGTCCAGTGCCGCCACAACGACGAGCCCGTGAACCCGTTCGGCCAGTCCGCCTGA
- a CDS encoding SipW-dependent-type signal peptide-containing protein has product MSQDTPQTFDLSRRTMLLGLGTVGLASAGAGLGTTAYFSDTESFSGNSLQAGSLDLLVDYEATYDSDGAVENLAEQSAGTVDGEPAGMFYMLDDVKPGDSGSVKFCFEIDDNPSYMWACGDLTEAENGMTEPEMDVDETADAGELGAAISATLSYCEEVDGETIVGEEIASGSLADLFAILAGGVALDGDGVAGLVPGEQAMYDEPVLDESEAVVAVTGPCLCLEWEIPTSVGNEIQTDSLEMMLDFHALQARHNDGTYNPCVDEQADDLLDGGQSDNSTQI; this is encoded by the coding sequence ATGTCACAAGACACCCCCCAGACGTTCGATCTGTCTCGCCGCACGATGCTCCTCGGCCTCGGTACCGTGGGCCTCGCGTCCGCCGGTGCCGGCCTCGGCACGACCGCGTACTTCAGCGACACCGAGTCGTTCTCGGGTAACTCCCTGCAGGCTGGCTCGCTCGACCTGCTGGTCGACTACGAGGCGACCTACGACAGCGACGGCGCCGTCGAGAACCTCGCCGAGCAGTCCGCCGGCACGGTCGACGGCGAGCCAGCGGGCATGTTCTACATGCTCGACGACGTGAAGCCCGGCGACTCCGGCAGCGTGAAGTTCTGCTTCGAGATCGACGACAACCCCTCGTACATGTGGGCCTGCGGTGACCTGACCGAGGCCGAGAACGGCATGACCGAGCCCGAGATGGACGTCGACGAGACGGCCGACGCTGGCGAACTCGGCGCTGCGATCAGCGCGACGCTCAGCTACTGCGAGGAGGTCGACGGCGAGACGATCGTCGGCGAGGAGATCGCCTCCGGCAGCCTCGCGGACCTGTTCGCGATCCTGGCGGGCGGTGTCGCGCTCGACGGCGACGGCGTCGCTGGGCTCGTCCCCGGCGAGCAAGCGATGTACGACGAGCCCGTCCTCGACGAGAGCGAGGCGGTCGTCGCGGTCACCGGCCCGTGCCTGTGCCTGGAGTGGGAGATCCCCACCTCGGTCGGCAACGAGATCCAGACCGACTCGCTGGAGATGATGCTCGACTTCCACGCGCTGCAGGCGCGCCACAACGACGGCACGTACAACCCGTGCGTCGACGAGCAGGCCGACGACCTCCTCGACGGGGGGCAGTCGGACAACTCCACCCAGATCTAA
- a CDS encoding signal peptidase I encodes MSLRSRIDLRQVLVAVVVLGVVFPFAAYAAPALVGADESYVVLTGSMRPAIAPGDVVFVTATPASAIGVGDVITFDRGTDVPTTHRVIEVIEEDGTLLFRTQGDANEDPDAGIVTAPNVVGVVTLTIPFLGTAITAIDSQYGFVALVVLPFALLVLDVGYGLVRGRLGGDAASAPVDGAATTAGAADRALPTVYDPVAAAQAYYAAASTDDTAGDGGTLTGRDMTASIAVAALLVAYAAWNAYWQFTALDAPRPETMSVLSGALVGLAFLVYLRYSGGTGAGTEPTESVASGPTPAATEFVPAAVASPAAATPVVDDEEVYRAD; translated from the coding sequence ATGAGCCTCCGTTCGCGGATCGACCTCCGGCAGGTGCTCGTCGCCGTCGTCGTGCTCGGCGTCGTGTTCCCGTTCGCGGCGTACGCCGCGCCGGCGCTCGTCGGCGCCGACGAGAGCTACGTCGTGCTCACCGGGAGCATGCGCCCCGCGATCGCCCCCGGCGACGTGGTGTTCGTCACGGCGACGCCGGCGTCGGCGATCGGCGTCGGTGACGTGATCACGTTCGACCGCGGCACGGACGTGCCGACGACCCACCGCGTGATCGAGGTGATCGAGGAGGACGGCACCCTGCTGTTCCGCACGCAGGGTGACGCCAACGAGGACCCAGACGCCGGCATCGTCACGGCGCCGAACGTGGTGGGCGTCGTGACGCTCACGATCCCGTTCCTCGGCACCGCGATCACCGCGATCGACTCGCAGTACGGCTTCGTCGCGCTCGTCGTACTCCCGTTCGCGCTGCTGGTCCTCGACGTGGGCTACGGCCTCGTCCGGGGACGACTTGGCGGCGACGCGGCGTCCGCGCCGGTCGACGGCGCGGCGACGACCGCTGGCGCCGCCGACCGCGCGCTCCCGACCGTGTACGACCCGGTCGCGGCCGCACAGGCGTACTACGCGGCGGCGTCGACCGACGACACGGCCGGCGACGGGGGAACCCTCACCGGTCGCGACATGACGGCGTCCATCGCGGTCGCCGCGCTCCTGGTCGCGTACGCCGCGTGGAACGCCTACTGGCAGTTCACGGCGCTCGACGCGCCGCGCCCCGAGACGATGTCCGTGCTGTCGGGCGCGCTCGTCGGCCTCGCGTTCCTCGTGTACCTCCGGTACAGCGGTGGGACGGGCGCCGGCACCGAGCCGACCGAGTCGGTCGCGTCCGGCCCGACCCCCGCGGCGACCGAGTTCGTCCCCGCGGCGGTCGCGTCCCCCGCGGCCGCGACTCCCGTCGTCGACGACGAGGAGGTGTACCGTGCGGACTGA
- a CDS encoding choice-of-anchor W domain-containing protein has translation MSNRSFTTSRRNVLLGIGAVGIASAGAGLGTTAYFSDTESFSGNSLQAGEFDLRVRFDGQYNMPGQPLFGAASGVIDGVNSTANGQVIGEADFGFVVDDLKPGDTGIGEFCFQIDDNPGYLTFGGEATENLENGYTEPESTTAAMGDINDEGDAAGEGELLDAMIVDVSYSNGNYSDGGVVQYLPGTSKGDIFSGTLREFFAGAPYLFDHDPSTLVADPVPGSDDGFVEPCLLFEFEVPTSVGNEIQTDSIAFDIDFNAVQARHNLLRASSANTGFVDASQTVNQNGGYGDGGEDFGSVAMTGRARYGGTNTWELATGAGAGTPSQDQQNIDWTPLNGVAVPFTYTYDDAAGTATFDLGSGSFVSTATGVAAPAGRIGLQAKADEATVDIDNVALSVDGTTVTFVGPDGVTASNDDGPGGREIAYVALTTDAADLANGFVLSGDVTITLQGDFPGNDEGVAFDIVVE, from the coding sequence ATGAGCAACAGATCGTTCACCACGTCTCGACGCAACGTCCTCCTCGGCATCGGCGCCGTGGGAATCGCCTCCGCGGGCGCGGGCCTGGGCACGACGGCGTACTTCAGCGACACCGAGTCGTTCTCGGGCAACTCCCTGCAGGCCGGCGAGTTCGACCTGCGCGTCCGCTTCGACGGCCAGTACAACATGCCCGGTCAGCCCCTGTTCGGCGCGGCCAGCGGCGTGATCGACGGCGTGAACTCGACCGCCAACGGGCAGGTCATCGGCGAGGCCGACTTCGGCTTCGTCGTGGACGACCTCAAGCCCGGTGACACGGGCATCGGCGAGTTCTGCTTCCAGATCGACGACAACCCCGGCTACCTCACCTTCGGCGGCGAGGCGACCGAGAACCTGGAGAACGGCTACACCGAGCCCGAGTCGACGACGGCCGCGATGGGCGACATCAACGACGAGGGCGACGCCGCCGGCGAGGGTGAGCTGCTCGACGCGATGATCGTGGACGTGTCCTACTCGAACGGGAACTACTCCGACGGCGGCGTCGTCCAGTACCTCCCCGGCACGTCGAAGGGCGACATCTTCAGCGGCACCCTCCGCGAGTTCTTCGCGGGCGCGCCGTACCTGTTCGACCACGACCCGAGCACGCTCGTCGCCGACCCGGTCCCCGGCTCCGACGACGGCTTCGTCGAGCCGTGCCTGCTGTTCGAGTTCGAGGTGCCCACCTCCGTGGGTAACGAGATCCAGACCGACTCCATCGCGTTCGACATCGACTTCAACGCGGTGCAGGCGCGTCACAACCTGCTCCGCGCCTCCAGCGCGAACACCGGCTTCGTCGACGCGAGCCAGACGGTTAACCAGAACGGCGGCTACGGTGACGGCGGCGAGGACTTCGGCTCCGTCGCCATGACCGGGCGCGCTCGCTACGGTGGCACCAACACCTGGGAACTGGCGACCGGCGCGGGCGCCGGCACCCCGAGCCAAGACCAGCAGAACATCGACTGGACACCCCTCAACGGCGTCGCAGTCCCGTTCACCTACACGTACGACGACGCCGCGGGCACTGCGACGTTCGACCTCGGCTCCGGGTCGTTCGTCTCGACCGCCACGGGCGTCGCCGCCCCCGCGGGCCGGATCGGCCTGCAGGCGAAGGCCGACGAGGCCACCGTCGACATCGACAACGTGGCGCTGTCGGTCGACGGCACGACCGTCACGTTCGTCGGTCCCGACGGCGTGACCGCCAGCAACGACGACGGCCCCGGCGGGCGCGAAATCGCGTACGTCGCGCTCACCACCGACGCGGCCGACCTCGCGAACGGCTTCGTCCTCTCGGGTGACGTGACGATCACGCTGCAGGGCGACTTCCCCGGCAACGACGAGGGCGTCGCGTTCGACATCGTCGTCGAGTGA
- a CDS encoding MarR family transcriptional regulator, which yields MPTDLRSAVADLPPSAKLVFVVLEQHERLTQAALAEETLLPQRTVRYALDELREVEVLKEELNIMDARQRFYSLEAGERDPDEPEVGLAHERSASAR from the coding sequence ATGCCAACGGACCTGCGGTCGGCGGTGGCGGATCTCCCTCCGAGCGCGAAGCTCGTGTTCGTCGTGCTCGAACAGCACGAACGACTCACACAGGCGGCGCTCGCAGAGGAGACGCTGCTCCCGCAGCGGACGGTGCGATACGCGCTCGACGAACTGCGCGAGGTCGAGGTACTGAAGGAGGAACTGAACATCATGGACGCCCGCCAGCGCTTCTACTCGCTAGAGGCGGGCGAACGCGACCCCGACGAACCGGAGGTGGGCCTCGCCCACGAGCGGTCGGCGTCGGCCCGCTGA
- a CDS encoding protein-L-isoaspartate O-methyltransferase family protein — MDGPDPALLREDMLDSVEHGLGTQIASAVREAMATVPREEFVAEAPYANRAGEQGGTRVLAPATVARLLSALDASEGDETLVVGAGIGYTAAVLAEVVGARHVHAVDISRRMVYDARQNLSAAGYGAVLVDRADGARGLPAYAPFDRVLVEAAAVEPPRDLADQLAPGGRLVLPRGRGADQSVVAFEPDEAGRLHEVDTAGPVSLSPLLVEGEQAGAGVRNRTRREDAEFSDQGYFAKTGWEHEWIDWDDRLTGTDR, encoded by the coding sequence ATGGACGGACCCGACCCGGCGCTGTTGCGCGAGGACATGCTCGACTCGGTCGAGCACGGACTCGGCACACAGATCGCGTCTGCGGTTCGCGAGGCGATGGCGACGGTCCCGCGCGAGGAGTTCGTCGCCGAGGCGCCGTACGCGAACCGCGCGGGCGAACAGGGGGGGACGCGTGTGCTCGCGCCGGCGACGGTCGCACGACTGCTGTCGGCGCTCGACGCGAGCGAGGGCGACGAGACGCTCGTCGTCGGCGCGGGCATCGGCTACACGGCGGCGGTGCTGGCGGAGGTCGTCGGCGCGAGGCACGTCCACGCCGTCGACATCTCGCGACGGATGGTGTACGACGCCCGCCAGAACCTCTCGGCGGCGGGCTACGGCGCCGTGCTCGTCGACCGCGCCGACGGGGCCCGGGGCCTCCCCGCGTACGCCCCCTTCGACCGCGTGCTCGTCGAGGCGGCGGCGGTCGAACCGCCGCGCGACCTCGCGGACCAACTCGCACCGGGCGGGCGACTCGTGCTCCCGCGGGGGCGCGGCGCCGACCAGTCGGTCGTCGCCTTCGAACCCGACGAGGCCGGGCGACTCCACGAGGTCGACACGGCGGGACCGGTGTCGCTGTCGCCGCTGCTCGTCGAGGGCGAGCAGGCGGGCGCCGGCGTCCGCAACCGCACCCGGCGAGAGGACGCCGAGTTCTCCGACCAGGGCTACTTCGCGAAGACCGGGTGGGAGCACGAGTGGATCGACTGGGACGACCGGCTGACCGGGACGGACCGCTGA